Below is a genomic region from Triticum dicoccoides isolate Atlit2015 ecotype Zavitan chromosome 5A, WEW_v2.0, whole genome shotgun sequence.
AGAAACTCTTTCATtcaattgaggtattcaattttgaATTTGGTTTACTATTTTGATTGAGCCAacgatttttcaaatcaatcagcaGAAACCGGTTTTCCCTTCGGAAAAAAATACACTATCACATTTCCTGATTTCgaaacttctatattttcgaaacttctaTGGAAAATAAAAACTACGGAAAAAATATACTATCACATTTCCTGATTTCCATGTGATCGTTGTGTCACGGTTCACAGATGGCAGGAGCGCTCGTCCAGGTGGTCGGCTCGCCGCCTCCCCTTCTGCCCCCGCCGCGCCGCGTGTCCCgccgcttctcctcctcctcctcctctggctctccccGCCTCTCCGCTGCCGTGATATAGCCACGGGCTTCCTCCGAGAAGAGCGCGTcgcaggcgaggcgaggcgaggggtCGGGGAAGGGAAGGGAAGAGGATGTCGCTGGGGGCGGTGTTCCACGGCGCGCAGCTGATGCTGGATCTGGCGGTGGCCGGGATGTCGCTGATGTTCGCGCTCGGCCTCTTCGCCGTCGTCACCACCGTGCTCTGCTCCGCCGCCTTCCTCCACCACTCCAAGCCCGTCGCGTCGTAGCCGCGAGCTGCCTCCCACCAGGCCCACGACCCCCTCGGCGCATCCTAATCGTAAGCCCGATGCCAAGAATTTCATCCGTTCATTTCAATTCATTCCAAGGTTGTGCCCTCGGCGATGAGAAATACTGGAATGTAGCGCGGTGGAATCGATTTGTCTAGCACTTTAGTGGTGAATTTTGGATGGAATCAAAGAAACAATGTGCTCGCTCCACATGTTCATGCTTCCTGACTGGCTATGTGGATAAGCATGGACGACGCCACGATGGTTTGAGCAGGAGCACGTTGTCGTACTTGGAATCCAGGAAATTGACATTCAGCACGATTCCCCTAGCATTGTGTCCTGTGTTACATTACTTCAGAGTCCGCACCATTTCCCATGACCCCTGTCGCCCTAACATTTTAAGCAATTTTTACTGCCAAATGTGCCATGTGGAGTACATTTGCTAAGGCTGCATTTTGTGTTTAGTCTCACAAATTAATGTGGCAGGTTAGCTCCCCTCGTTGTCCTGGCCTTGTTGTGATTGATAGCTTGGTAGAGAACTCCAAGGAGTCCAAGCTGGAACACCCTGTACGATTCCCTGAAGATTGTGCCTGCTGTTTCTGTTGTTTCTGAGAATATCTGGTGTGAGATTAGGCATGATAGTCATCTGGGTGATTAGGCATATTTCTTTTTGCGAccttgagctggctactgatgctttTGAATGAAGTGGCTTTTATGTGTTTGGTCAGAAAAAATAGCATCCGAAAGCTGAGTGAAACGACTTAAAGTTGGGAATTTCACAAATCACCATCCCTGCCTACTTTGGATAACTGTAACTTTCACAACAAAACATCAACTCACAGCCAAAACCATGTGAATTGATTGTGCCCGGTGCTCACCCTCATCTGAATTCTGAAACAACTCAATTATCTCTTTTGCAGTTTTGCTTTGCCCTGTCTTTGCTAGTTCAGTTGAACTCTTTATCTTTTACTAACTGATTACCATTCCCCTTAATAAGTTTTTCATTCTTTTATCTCAGGAGTGAGATTGCTGTTGGGAGGTAATACCTTCTTTTGCATCATTTGCCCAGCAGAAGGTGCTCCATATGCTACTGCTGCTAGTACTGTTGGGAGGGAACTACTGTAGACGCAAAGAGTAGGAATTGCACATATCAGGTGATAGCTGGAGGCTCTTGTACCTTGTATTACTTGTCATGTCTACTTAAGCTGTTCTGTAAACTACACTTGTTTGTACAGTACATTGTTGGTTCGTCTTGTTGAAATCTTCTACATCTTATTGTTTATAAATGTACTGTACATTGTCTAATGCTTCTTATATGGAAGGGCCGGATATTCCTAGGTTTCATGTGCAAATGCCGCATCAGTTGTAGTAAGATTGATCTACTATATATCATAGGATTTGCTTTACTCAAGGGTAAGAAAGATGTGTTAAGGAGATTTGTGTAAATCCTATTAATTTTTGCTCTGTAGCAGTTCATATAACTTAACTGATagacaatactccctccgtcccataatataagagcaattttgacactacactagtgtcaaaaacactcttatattatgcgacagagggagtactatattagATTGCTCACCAAACGTGAAAAGATTATTGACAGACACATGATAAAGCAGATTTCTATATACGCTTTTTCTGAGTAAATTTTAACACATGCAGATATTCTGACCTATAAAAATATTGGGAAAGCAGAAGGCCATTGAACCGAATTATCTTTTTGGGTTGGTGGCCTCAAACACCTCATTGGGGAGGTGTATCTGGACAAAGTGATCATTAATGTCTATAGAAACATAGGAGAGCATGTAGTGCTTGAATGTCAATATTAAGAATAGGGCAATGAATAATAATTCAAGGGTGACAGATTTGCATAGGAAGAACTAACCTATGAGGTGGCTAACAAATGGACAAAACAATAGATGGCAATAGCAGGGACCATGACAAGGCCTTCAATTCCTCATGCCTCTGACATCGATTCTAGCTTGATAAGAAAGAAATAGACGAGCAAGGTTTTTACATCCTTTACCAAAAGAAGCTTGTTCTTGATGAGCTACGTCTTCTATTGTGGCCTCTTTTGCTGCTTTTGTCGTCCCCTTTCTTCACCTTGCCCGCCTTTTTGTTGCTGCCGGTCGAGAACTTGGTAAGCGTCTCAGCCTGTTCATCCTTGCCATGTTCATTGCTGCAACCGTCATTTGTCTGACGATCTTTCTCTTCTTTGCCTTCAAGCACCTTCACTTGAGATGTCCCTGTGGAAGCATCAGACGCcagggaatcataatctccatcatcatccGCGTTGTTCTCTTCCTTCCCTTTCCTCCTCTCAGTGATGTAGCCACTGCCATCTTCAACGTTGCTCCCTTCACTGCCATTCTCTTTTGCTTCATAGCTGCTCGTGGGGGAGGTCAGGTATATCGTCCACCCAGATTCATTGCTGTTGCACTCTTCGCCGCCATCCCCGGTGATCTGGGAGGATTCCATGACAGGCCACGGGAGCGGGAGACcaaaagagagaaaagaaaggccaaagaagagAGGCAGAACGAGGTCGATGGAGAATTCTGCGAACACCAACTCTTATGCTTCTTCCGAAATCTGAATCTCCTCAACAATGCAGCACTGAAGATGGAGTTGTTCTTGTCTATGCTTCTTGAGCACCCATAACCCGAGAAGAGCACCGGATCCTCCTGCACTCAGCCTTCTTCAGAGGACAGAGAATTCAGAGGGAGGGGCTGGATTGCATGAGAGGGGGGCAAGAATTCTTCAGGGCCGGACCATGTGTATGGCTATGGTGTGTCTGGGGGTGGAGGTGTGTGAAGGAACCGCAGAGAGGATGGCAGTGTGTTTAAATGGGAAAGGGTGGCCTATCCTCGCGAGCTCCAACTGTCACCCATAACTTTCCCCAACCATTTGCGTACCCTCTCCTCTCTTGTCACCAAAGCCAAAGCCaagggaggaggagcaggaggaggaggcattTTGCTTGCAACGCAGTGTTACAGGTATTTCCATCTGTAGTCCATGTGGCCGTAGCGCCTCGCCCTCATGGTGGGGGCCTGGCAGAGAGGCCGGCCTGGGGAGATTAgatgcacctgcctgcctgcctgggttAGCTAGCCCATGATTTATTAGCATTAGATTAGAAGGTTAAGCATGAGGCTGGCATAGCTCAAAAGGCTCCTGTCGCCGCTGTGACTGCCTGTCATCCATGCCTGCCAAATGCCTAGCTTGCTCACGGCGTATCTCCACTTCAACAACAGTCTGCAGGACCAGGAGAACATGTCTTTTGTTTGCTTTGGTATTGGTACGTACGTGCTACATG
It encodes:
- the LOC119297474 gene encoding protein SOB FIVE-LIKE 3-like gives rise to the protein MESSQITGDGGEECNSNESGWTIYLTSPTSSYEAKENGSEGSNVEDGSGYITERRKGKEENNADDDGDYDSLASDASTGTSQVKVLEGKEEKDRQTNDGCSNEHGKDEQAETLTKFSTGSNKKAGKVKKGDDKSSKRGHNRRRSSSRTSFFW